A stretch of the Uranotaenia lowii strain MFRU-FL chromosome 3, ASM2978415v1, whole genome shotgun sequence genome encodes the following:
- the LOC129752656 gene encoding uncharacterized protein LOC129752656, producing MATTATTSSSSRNPPLRNLQTKVKALMEMFKSITTFASTLGEVSSAQQIHVRLEKLNELWDRINDALIEVEMHEEYSSKEATCSNIRQDFTTKYYNAKASMLERIKELEVNSSVLHSTRIMDSSIQPTIEHVRLPQIKLQTFDGDIDQWLSFRDLYLSLIHTKADLPEVEKFHYLKGCLTGEARALIDPLALTRANYPVAWDILMARYNDSKVLKRRQIGNLFKLPKVTKESAVDIQTLLEGFERVVQTLDQLVKPEEYKDLLLLEMLCSRLDPTTRRAWEEHSANQEQDKVADLTQFLQTRVKILASLPPKAHENKPEVFQWQKKNSAPRTSHSATQMMAGSCIACPESHLLYTCPIFLRLSASARDKLLRQNSLCRNCFRRGHQASDCRSNQVCRRCRGKHHTLVCFRDDGGNTNNRVVQTFTPALNPNQTTPAANSRSVSSNMARNHSSTVLLATAVVLVEDDTGKVFQARALLDSGSECNFMTEGLCQRMKVSRRRSNISVLGIGQSNTSVKHQVSAVIRSRMSNFSRSMDFLLLPKVTADLPTTSVAVSSWQFPQGVELADPAFFKSKSLDMVLGIQHFFSFFPSHAKIPLGEGLPMLIESVFGWLVTGSVENQGSTSRIACNTAARVDLDELLTRFWSCEEIGSLNNYSPEEQRCEAQFVLTKCRSSDGRYTVALPKDEKVLANIGESREMAFRRLQSLERRLEKEPELRKHYHGFMEEYLELGHMRRADVGPEKRFYLPHHPVIKQASTTTKVRVVFDASAKSSSGISLNEALLVGPVIQDELRALIMRSRMKQIMVVADIEKMFRQIGIHEADMPWQSILWRADPKKEVETFELATVTYGTKPAPFLATRTLKQLAIDEHHRFPAASKALEEDVYMDDVITGTDLEEDAVKLCADLIKLTSSGGFRLRKFASNSAAALREVDSEDLALQQTEEINLDPDPAVKTLGLVWLPRTDHFRFNFNIERVPMDERLSKRKILSAIAMLFDPLGLVGAVTASAKIFMQRLWRLQEDGNRLDWDHPVPVNVEQEWRNFYDQLPILNALKIQRCAIIRNAIKVELHFFSDASERAYGACAYIRSVDVDGKSYVCLLASKSKVAPLKCQSIPRLELCGALLSAELSSKVRAALKMQVDMHFWTDSTCVLQWLKAIPSTWSTFVANRVAKIQTITENYPWRHVPGLQNPADLISRGMDPEQIEGCDLWWKGPEWLGQSHFPEQPRTLESQVAEEEVRRSAHPAASCVAHFGEEYVLKFSSFIKLIRSTAYWMRLMRILRKSEDNRSSLLTVEELRDAEFAIIRRIQQESFPNEWKALTKKEAVHRSSPLRWFTPHISSDGLIRVGGRLGRSLESEDTKHPIVLPAKHPFTTMIYEYYHIKLLHAGSQLLLSTVRLKYWPLGGRNIPRQVVHKCMKCFRSKPNPIEQFMGELPQARVTVARAFSRTGVDYFGPIYVRQAPRRPAVKAYVSVFICLCTKAVHLELVSDLSTDRFLQALRRFIGRRGYCSDIYSDNGTNFVGARSYLRELLKLQRSDQHKEAVSKECANNHIQWHFIPPAAPHFGGLWEAAVRSAKKHLLKVLGENPIPFEDMTTLLVQVENCLNSRPITALTDDPDNLEPLTPGHFLIGEPFQQLPDRSYREVPMNRLNQSQTLQKRLQHFWDRWRVEYLTQLQGRFKRWKKPIDVEAGQLVIIKEDNLPPSRWKMGRIEQVHPGADGVSKLLLTAAEEIVITTKDHPGYSPRNHPTQGTHGLKEEPTHIQSTQVQARAWTAPQQLVCHLKKSLYGLKQASKVWNDRFDHFITKLEFQRSENDACFYYRSQGGKKLFLLLYVDDILIIGHDLKQIEAIKSRLSKEFRMTDSEEVTCFLGMKIRRNIDRRVMMISQRRYLETLLEKFNMSDCKPISVPMECRLRLQKGEESQRTSKPYRELVGCLMYVTLTTRPDLFAAVNYHSQFQSCPTDEHWAHLKRILRYVKGSLDIGLKFEADDEVPVLSAFCDADWANNVVDRRSVTGYILKVFGCTTIWGTKKQQSVSLSSTEAELVALCTAVCEGLWLKRLLKELGYEITTAVPYFEDNQSTIRIVYEPKARSRLKHIDVKHQFVSDLVQQGQIELQYVSTTQQEADIMTKGLPAAQFRRLREKLNVTSIEQG from the exons ATGGCCACGACTGCCACCACGAGTTCGTCTTCGAGGAATCCACCACTCCGAAATCTCCAGACAAAGGTGAAGGCGTTGATGGAGATGTTTAAGTCCATAACCACTTTCGCGAGCACTCTGGGGGAGGTTTCTTCAGCCCAACAAATCCATGTTCGGCTGGAGAAGCTCAACGAATTGTGGGATCGAATCAACGACGCGCTGATTGAGGTTGAAATGCACGAGGAATATTCATCGAAGGAGGCCACGTGTTCGAATATACGCCAGGACTTCACCACCAAATACTACAACGCGAAGGCATCCATGTTGGAACGCATAAAGGAGTTGGAGGTCAATAGCAGCGTTTTGCATTCCACCAGAATCATGGACTCATCGATTCAACCGACCATCGAGCATGTAAGGCTACCGCAGATCAAACTGCAAACGTTTGACGGCGACATCGACCAGTGGCTGAGCTTCCGAGACCTGTATCTATCCCTGATCCACACCAAGGCGGACTTACCGGAGGTTGAGAAGTTCCACTACCTGAAGGGCTGTCTCACCGGAGAGGCGAGGGCTCTCATCGATCCGTTGGCGCTCACAAGAGCAAATTATCCAGTAGCTTGGGACATCTTAATGGCCAGGTACAACGACAGCAAGGTATTGAAGCGCAGGCAGATTGGGAACCTGTTCAAACTACCCAAGGTGACTAAGGAGTCGGCCGTAGATATCCAGACACTACTGGAAGGGTTCGAACGCGTCGTGCAGACCCTGGACCAGTTAGTCAAACCGGAGGAGTACAAGGACCTGCTGTTGTTGGAAATGCTGTGCTCTAGGTTGGACCCAACAACTCGTCGTGCATGGGAAGAACATAGCGCTAATCAAGAGCAAGACAAGGTAGCAGATCTTACTCAGTTCCTCCAAACTCGTGTAAAGATCCTTGCATCGCTCCCGCCTAAGGCGCACGAGAATAAACCGGAAGTTTTTCAATGGCAGAAGAAAAACAGCGCTCCCAGAACGAGCCACAGCGCAACCCAGATGATGGCTGGAAGTTGCATCGCTTGTCCAGAATCCCATTTGCTGTACACATGCCCTATATTCCTGAGGTTGAGCGCTTCCGCTCGAGACAAGCTGCTGCGACAAAACTCCCTCTGCAGAAACTGCTTTCGGCGTGGCCACCAAGCTTCGGATTGCAGATCGAACCAGGTTTGTCGCAGATgcagaggaaaacaccataccCTAGTCTGCTTTCGAGACGATGGCGGAAACACCAATAATCGCGTCGTACAAACCTTTACACCCGCTCTAAATCCCAACCAAACCACACCTGCAGCCAACTCGAGGTCAGTTTCATCGAACATGGCCAGGAATCATTCGTCAACAGTGCTGCTAGCTACAGCGGTCGTCTTAGTGGAAGATGACACAGGCAAGGTTTTCCAAGCGCGGGCCCTACTGGACTCGGGCTCAGAGTGCAATTTCATGACAGAGGGGCTCTGTCAACGTATGAAGGTATCTCGTAGGCGTTCGAACATTTCCGTCCTTGGGATTGGCCAATCTAACACCAGCGTCAAACATCAAGTGTCAGCGGTTATTAGGTCAAGAATGTCAAACTTTTCTCGGTCGATGGATTTCCTTCTACTACCAAAGGTCACAGCGGATCTCCCTACAACCAGCGTAGCGGTTTCCTCTTGGCAGTTTCCACAAGGTGTGGAGCTAGCCGACCcggcattttttaaatcgaaatcctTGGATATGGTGCTAGGAATACAGCACTTCTTCTCATTTTTCCCGAGCCATGCTAAAATTCCGTTGGGCGAAGGTTTACCAATGCTGATAGAATCAGTATTCGGTTGGTTGGTAACAGGATCCGTGGAGAACCAAGGTTCTACTTCCCGCATCGCTTGCAATACGGCTGCAAGGGTAGATTTGGATGAACTTCTCACTCGTTTTTGGTCATGTGAAGAGATAGGGTCTCTGAACAATTATTCCCCGGAAGAACAACGTTGCGAGGCGCAGTTTGTTCTAACCAAGTGCAGAAGTTCCGATGGGCGATACACCGTTGCGTTACCAAAGGACGAAAAGGTATTGGCAAACATTGGCGAGTCACGGGAGATGGCTTTCCGTCGACTTCAATCCCTGGAACGTAGACTGGAAAAGGAGCCAGAACTACGTAAACACTACCACGGTTTTATGGAGGAATACTTGGAGCTTGGACACATGCGCAGGGCGGATGTGGGTCCAGAAAAGCGGTTTTACCTTCCCCACCATCCAGTCATCAAGCAGGCTAGCACAACCACGAAGGTACGAGTTGTGTTCGACGCATCGGCTAAAAGTAGCAGCGGCATATCCCTCAACGAGGCGTTATTGGTTGGACCAGTAATCCAGGACGAGCTTCGTGCTCTCATTATGCGTAGTCGGATGAAACAAATCATGGTGGTAGCGGATATCGAGAAGATGTTCAGACAGATCGGAATTCATGAAGCGGATATGCCCTGGCAGAGCATCCTTTGGAGAGCTGACCCCAAGAAGGAAGTTGAAACCTTTGAATTAGCCACCGTTACGTACGGAACGAAACCTGCGCCATTCTTAGCGACCAGAACGTTGAAACAACTAGCCATCGACGAGCATCATCGATTCCCAGCGGCATCCAAGGCATTGGAGGAGGACGTTTACATGGACGATGTAATAACCGGTACGGATCTAGAAGAAGATGCTGTCAAGTTGTGTGCAGATCTCATCAAGTTGACGAGTAGCGGAGGTTTTCGTCTAAGGAAGTTCGCATCCAATTCAGCTGCGGCCTTGAGAGAGGTGGATTCGGAAGATCTGGCCCTACAACAAACCGAAGAGATAAATCTAGATCCTGATCCAGCAGTAAAGACCCTCGGATTGGTTTGGCTCCCACGCACCGATCACTTTCGGTtcaatttcaacattgaaaGAGTTCCCATGGACGAGCGATTATCCAAACGAAAAATCCTGTCAGCCATAGCTATGCTATTCGATCCCCTGGGACTTGTAGGAGCGGTAACAGCTAGTGCGAAAATCTTCATGCAGCGTTTGTGGCGACTACAAGAAGACGGTAACAGATTAGACTGGGATCATCCTGTACCGGTGAACGTAGAACAAGAGTGGCGAAATTTCTACGACCAATTACCTATCCTGAACGCTCTTAAGATTCAACGTTGTGCAATCATTCGTAATGCAATCAAGGTGGAATTGCATTTCTTTTCGGATGCATCGGAGCGCGCGTATGGGGCGTGCGCATATATAAGGAGCGTCGACGTCGATGGAAAGTCCTACGTATGTCTACTAGCATCGAAATCCAAGGTGGCACCGCTGAAATGTCAATCCATTCCGAGACTGGAGCTTTGCGGAGCACTTTTGTCGGCGGAACTATCCAGCAAGGTACGGGCGGCGCTTAAGATGCAGGTCGACATGCATTTTTGGACGGATTCAACGTGTGTTCTTCAGTGGTTGAAGGCAATCCCGTCTACATGGTCAACATTCGTGGCTAACCGTGTTGCGAAAATACAAACCATTACCGAAAACTATCCATGGAGACACGTTCCTGGCTTGCAGAATCCAGCAGACCTCATCTCACGTGGTATGGACCCAGAACAGATAGAGGGATGCGACCTTTGGTGGAAGGGCCCTGAATGGTTAGGGCAAAGTCATTTCCCGGAGCAGCCAAGAACCCTGGAATCACAAGTAGCTGAAGAGGAAGTCCGTCGTTCAGCACACCCAGCCGCCAGTTGTGTAGCACATTTTGGAGAAGAGTATGTGCTAAAATTCTCGTCCTTCATTAAACTTATACGCAGCACCGCATACTGGATGCGACTTATGCGTATACTGAGAAAGTCCGAAGACAACCGCAGCAGTTTACTGACCGTAGAAGAGTTGAGAGATGCAGAGTTTGCAATTATTCGTCGTATCCAACAAGAGTCTTTCCCTAATGAGTGGAAGGCTTTAACGAAGAAAGAAGCTGTTCATCGAAGTTCACCGCTGAGATGGTTCACCCCACACATATCATCGGACGGCCTAATTCGTGTTGGAGGAAGATTAGGCAGATCACTGGAATCGGAAGATACGAAGCACCCGATTGTGCTTCCAGCAAAACACCCGTTCACTACGATGATATACGAATATTACCATATCAAGCTTCTACACGCCGGTTCTCAACTACTTCTTAGTACAGTTAGGCTGAAGTATTGGCCTCTTGGAGGCAGAAATATACCGCGACAAGTTGTCCATAAATGTATGAAATGCTTCCGCTCTAAACCAAATCCAATTGAGCAATTTATGGGTGAGTTACCCCAAGCACGCGTGACAGTAGCTCGAGCCTTTTCAAGGACAGGCGTCGATTATTTCGGACCGATATATGTTCGTCAAGCTCCCAGAAGACCAGCGGTCAAAGCTTATGTGTCGGTTTTCATCTGCCTTTGTACGAAAGCGGTTCATCTAGAACTTGTATCCGACTTGTCAACGGATCGTTTCCTTCAAGCCTTACGGCGGTTCATCGGGAGAAGAGGCTACTGTTCCGATATCTATTCGGACAATGGAACGAATTTCGTCGGAGCACGAAGCTACCTTCGAGAGCTACTAAAGTTGCAACGCAGTGATCAACATAAAGAAGCAGTTTCGAAGGAGTGCGCCAACAACCATATCCAATGGCACTTCATACCACCAGCCGCGCCCCATTTCGGAGGACTTTGGGAAGCAGCGGTCAGGTCAGCCAAAAAACATCTCCTGAAGGTTCTAGGGGAAAATCCTATCCCGTTCGAAGACATGACTACGCTCTTAGTACAGGTGGAAAATTGTCTCAACTCGAGACCAATCACAGCTTTAACAGATGATCCTGACAACCTCGAACCCCTTACACCAGGACATTTCCTTATCGGAGAACCATTTCAACAACTGCCTGACAGAAGTTACCGTGAAGTACCCATGAACAGATTGAATCAGAGTCAGACATTGCAGAAGCGGCTTCAACACTTTTGGGATCGTTGGAGAGTTGAGTACTTGACACAACTTCAGGGGCGATTTAAAAGATGGAAGAAGCCGATCGATGTTGAAGCTGGACAGTTGGTGATCATCAAAGAGGATAATTTGCCGCCAAGTCGTTGGAAGATGGGCAGAATAGAACAAGTTCATCCTGGAGCTGATGGAGTC TCGAAGTTATTACTTACCGCGGCAGAAGAAATTGTCATCACAACCAAGGATCACCCAGGCTACTCCCCAAGGAATCATCCAACCCAAGGTACCCACGGTCTTAAGGAAGAACCCACCCACATACAGTCCACTCAGGTTCAAGCAAGGGCTTGGACCGCACCCCAACAACTAGTGTGTCATTTGAAGAAGTCATTGTACGGCCTAAAACAGGCCTCGAAGGTTTGGAATGATAGATTCGACCATTTCATTACCAAACTCGAGTTCCAGAGGAGCGAAAATGACGCATGTTTCTACTACCGAAGTCAAGGAGGCAAGAAGCTGTTCTTGCTCCTATATGTTGACGATATCCTGATTATCGGTCATGACTTGAAGCAAATCGAAGCGATCAAGAGCAGATTATCGAAGGAATTTAGAATGACGGATTCGGAGGAAGTAACCTGTTTTCTTGGCATGAAGATCCGAAGAAACATCGATCGGCGAGTGATGATGATAAGCCAACGAAGGTATTTGGAGACCTTACTGGAGAAGTTCAACATGTCCGATTGTAAGCCGATATCCGTTCCGATGGAGTGCCGCCTCCGACTGCAGAAAGGTGAAGAATCGCAGCGAACCTCCAAGCCGTACCGGGAGTTGGTAGGGTGTCTAATGTACGTGACACTTACCACTCGGCCGGATTTGTTTGCAGCAGTCAACTACCACAGCCAATTCCAAAGCTGCCCAACGGACGAGCACTGGGCTCACTTGAAGCGCATATTGCGATATGTGAAGGGGTCGCTGGACATCGGCCTGAAGTTCGAAGCTGATGACGAAGTGCCTGTGCTCTCAGCTTTTTGTGACGCTGACTGGGCCAACAACGTAGTAGATAGGCGCTCAGTTACCGGATACATCCTGAAGGTGTTCGGGTGTACGACCATTTGGGGCACCAAGAAGCAGCAATCAGTCTCGCTGTCGTCGACCGAGGCAGAACTGGTTGCATTGTGTACTGCAGTCTGCGAGGGATTGTGGCTCAAACGATTACTGAAGGAGTTGGGGTACGAAATAACTACAGCTGTTCCGTACTTTGAAGACAACCAGAGTACTATAAGGATCGTCTATGAGCCCAAAGCCAGGAGTAGGCTCAAGCATATCGATGTTAAGCATCAATTTGTCAGCGATTTGGTTCAGCAGGGGCAAATTGAGCTACAATACGTATCGACGACGCAGCAGGAAGCGGATATAATGACAAAAGGGCTACCTGCAGCACAGTTCCGTCGACTTAGAGAAAAACTAAACGTGACATCAATTGAGCAGGGGTAA